In the Drosophila takahashii strain IR98-3 E-12201 chromosome 3R, DtakHiC1v2, whole genome shotgun sequence genome, one interval contains:
- the ATPsynD gene encoding ATP synthase subunit d, mitochondrial, giving the protein MAARRIAQSSVNWSALAERVPANQKSSFGAFKTKSDIYVRAVLANPECPPQIDWANYKKLIPVAGLVDSFQKQYDALKVPYPQDKVSPQVDAEIKASQSEIDAYKKASEQRIQNYQKEIAHLKSLLPYEQMTMEDYRDAFPENSLDPINKPTFWPHTPEEQVGYKSKEQLEAEAQGHH; this is encoded by the coding sequence ATGGCCGCCCGCCGCATCGCCCAATCCTCGGTTAACTGGTCCGCTCTCGCCGAGCGTGTGCCCGCCAATCAGAAGAGCAGCTTCGGCGCCTTCAAGACCAAGTCGGACATCTATGTGCGCGCCGTTTTGGCCAATCCCGAGTGCCCGCCCCAGATCGACTGGGCCAACTACAAGAAGCTGATCCCGGTGGCCGGACTTGTGGACTCCTTCCAGAAGCAGTACGATGCCCTGAAGGTGCCCTATCCCCAGGACAAGGTGTCGCCCCAGGTGGATGCCGAGATCAAGGCCTCCCAGAGCGAGATCGATGCCTACAAGAAGGCCTCCGAGCAGCGCATCCAGAACTACCAGAAGGAGATTGCCCATCTCAAGTCGCTGCTGCCCTACGAACAGATGACCATGGAGGACTACCGCGACGCATTCCCCGAGAACTCTCTGGACCCCATCAACAAGCCCACCTTCTGGCCCCACACCCCCGAGGAGCAGGTCGGCTACAAGTCCAAGGAGCAGCTGGAGGCCGAGGCCCAGGGACACCATTAA
- the LOC108057453 gene encoding uncharacterized protein, whose translation MKATKLSTAGDENVPLQACSKADCRVVDKIIPKAKSNQLVTAPFIEEKAHVDGDTTVFEVSGEMAKVSDLLSQPQSSGGVRPIYRIKPGTHVHMVNYIVIDDDLMEKVKSGEQKLEQLSLKYKRECAITELQKMMANQHVSAPAPPRACSSQAVADPVASSSEPSPSGVPTVACLMAELEELQRKVAELQKKDTL comes from the coding sequence ATGAAGGCAACCAAATTGAGTACCGCTGGAGATGAAAACGTTCCGTTGCAAGCTTGCAGCAAGGCAGACTGTCGCGTAGTGGACAAAATCATCCCGAAGGCGAAGAGCAACCAGCTTGTAACCGCTCCCTTCATAGAGGAAAAGGCGCATGTGGACGGAGATACAACAGTTTTCGAAGTTTCTGGAGAGATGGCCAAAGTTAGCGACCTCCTCTCGCAGCCCCAATCCTCGGGAGGAGTTCGGCCCATTTATCGGATTAAGCCTGGAACGCATGTGCACATGGTCAATTATATCGTAATCGACGATGACTTGATGGAGAAAGTCAAATCTGGAGAGCAGAAGTTGGAGCAATTGAGCTTGAAGTATAAGAGGGAATGCGCCATCACCGAGTTGCAGAAAATGATGGCCAATCAACACGTCTCAGCACCAGCTCCTCCAAGAGCATGTTCTTCCCAGGCTGTCGCAGATCCTGTAGCATCTTCTTCAGAACCTTCCCCATCTGGCGTGCCTACCGTGGCTTGTCTGATGGCGGAGCTGGAAGAGCTCCAACGTAAAGTAGCTGAGCTGCAGAAGAAAGATACTCTCTAA